The proteins below are encoded in one region of Thioalkalivibrio sp. K90mix:
- a CDS encoding cobalt-precorrin-5B (C(1))-methyltransferase, producing MRPETRETTGRLRTGLTTGVCATAAAVAGARWLLEGRRLETVEVTLPRGQVVRLALNDLEPTPGGAVAGVIKDAGDDPDATHGARVWVEVTLCGAAGVAFVAGAGVGTVTRPGLVVAPGEPAINPVPRRMMQGHLETLAEATGYSGGFRVTVGVDGGERIAERTMNARLGILGGLSILGTTGIVRPFSCAAYIASIHQAIDVARANDCPRVACCTGGTSEAAVRERYGLDDMALIEMGDLFGAALKYLRRQPLPAVVLAAGFGKLSKFAAGNLDAHSRKSRIDLDALAEEAADLGASPDLVARIRAANTSAQALADCLEQGVALADRISARAWQRARGMLPETTALEVCAVDRAGRIVGFADGARGLAP from the coding sequence ATGCGCCCGGAGACGCGCGAGACAACCGGGCGCCTGCGCACCGGCCTGACCACCGGCGTCTGCGCGACCGCGGCCGCCGTGGCCGGCGCACGCTGGCTGCTGGAGGGGCGGCGGCTCGAGACGGTCGAGGTCACCCTGCCGAGGGGGCAGGTCGTGCGCCTGGCGTTGAACGATCTGGAGCCCACCCCGGGTGGCGCGGTCGCCGGGGTCATCAAGGATGCCGGCGATGACCCGGATGCGACCCACGGGGCTCGGGTCTGGGTCGAGGTGACCCTGTGTGGTGCAGCCGGCGTCGCGTTCGTGGCGGGTGCCGGGGTTGGGACGGTCACGCGTCCGGGCCTGGTGGTGGCGCCGGGCGAACCGGCGATCAACCCGGTCCCGCGACGCATGATGCAGGGGCATCTGGAGACGCTTGCCGAGGCGACCGGTTACAGCGGGGGCTTCCGGGTCACGGTCGGGGTGGACGGGGGCGAAAGGATTGCCGAGCGGACCATGAACGCCCGCCTGGGCATCCTCGGCGGTCTCTCGATCCTGGGCACCACGGGGATCGTGCGCCCGTTTTCCTGCGCCGCCTATATCGCATCCATCCATCAGGCCATCGACGTGGCCCGCGCCAACGATTGTCCGCGCGTGGCCTGCTGTACCGGCGGCACCAGCGAGGCGGCGGTGCGTGAACGCTACGGCCTGGACGACATGGCGCTGATCGAGATGGGGGATCTGTTCGGGGCGGCGCTGAAGTACCTGCGGCGCCAGCCGTTGCCCGCGGTGGTGCTGGCCGCGGGTTTCGGCAAGCTCAGCAAGTTCGCGGCCGGGAACCTGGATGCCCATAGCCGCAAGTCGCGCATCGATCTCGACGCCCTGGCGGAGGAAGCCGCGGATCTGGGCGCCAGCCCGGACCTGGTGGCGCGCATCCGCGCGGCCAACACCAGTGCCCAGGCCCTTGCGGACTGCCTGGAACAGGGCGTGGCGCTGGCCGACCGGATCAGCGCGCGCGCCTGGCAGCGGGCACGCGGGATGTTGCCGGAGACCACGGCGCTGGAGGTCTGCGCGGTGGATCGGGCGGGGCGCATCGTCGGGTTTGCCGATGGCGCCAGGGGCCTTGCGCCATGA
- a CDS encoding ABC transporter ATP-binding protein has translation MTAAAIALQSVAKRYAGGRVGLANVDLEVPAGSFFGLLGPNGAGKTTLVGLLTTLVRADRGSIRVCGHDVATQAVAAKACMGVVPQEVNFNSFEPVGEIVEAQAAYYGLSPRRARERTGEVLEQAGLLDRREQSAWGLSGGMKRRLMVARALVHGPRVLLLDEPTAGVDLEGRHATWELLRGLNADGVTILLTTHYLEEAESLCDRLAILDQGEIVARGETGELLHGLNVQTLVLELNAPLDAAPVLEGLATRLVDAWTLEIDLPQGMEVNDLFDRLGGSGVRVAGLRNKRNRLESLFLQRIAKRADALQGAGA, from the coding sequence ATGACGGCCGCGGCGATCGCCCTGCAGTCGGTAGCCAAGCGCTACGCCGGTGGCCGGGTCGGGCTGGCGAACGTGGATCTGGAAGTGCCGGCGGGCAGCTTTTTCGGCCTGCTGGGTCCGAACGGGGCGGGCAAGACCACCCTGGTGGGGCTGTTGACCACGCTGGTGCGGGCGGATCGCGGTTCGATCCGGGTCTGCGGGCACGATGTGGCCACGCAGGCTGTCGCGGCGAAGGCGTGCATGGGTGTGGTGCCGCAGGAGGTGAATTTCAACAGCTTCGAACCGGTGGGCGAGATCGTCGAGGCCCAGGCGGCCTACTACGGGCTGTCCCCGAGGCGGGCGCGCGAGCGAACCGGCGAGGTGCTGGAACAGGCGGGTCTGCTGGACCGGCGCGAACAGTCGGCCTGGGGCCTGTCGGGCGGCATGAAGCGGCGGCTGATGGTTGCCCGCGCCCTGGTACACGGCCCTCGCGTGCTGTTGCTGGACGAGCCGACGGCGGGGGTGGACCTGGAGGGGCGCCATGCAACCTGGGAGCTGCTGCGCGGCTTGAACGCGGATGGCGTGACGATTCTCCTGACCACCCACTATCTGGAGGAGGCCGAGAGCCTGTGCGACAGGCTGGCGATCCTGGATCAGGGCGAGATCGTCGCGCGTGGCGAGACCGGCGAACTGCTGCACGGGCTGAACGTGCAGACGCTGGTGCTGGAATTGAACGCGCCTCTGGACGCGGCCCCGGTCCTGGAGGGGCTGGCGACCCGTCTGGTGGATGCCTGGACCCTGGAGATCGATCTCCCGCAGGGCATGGAGGTCAATGACCTGTTCGATCGCCTGGGCGGAAGCGGGGTCCGGGTCGCGGGACTGCGCAACAAGCGCAACCGGCTCGAGTCGCTGTTCCTGCAGCGCATTGCGAAACGCGCGGACGCACTGCAAGGGGCCGGGGCATGA
- a CDS encoding ABC transporter permease: MRLAAYAFAYRGMVVKQVRRFLRAWVQNLLPSVVTTVLFLVIFGHLIGRELGTMRGVDYADFILPGLIILAVATNAYSNVTLAFYGARLQRHIEELLVAPLPAWLIVAGFATGGVIRGLLAGALVALVAIPFANFQLHHLAATLGIALISALLFALAGLLNGLYARSFDHTSVVATFVLTPLIYLGGLFYPVERMPEPWQSLAVLNPLYYMIEGFRYGLLGTGSFAWAATFWVLAGATLVVGVLAWALVARGVRIRT, translated from the coding sequence ATGAGACTCGCGGCCTATGCATTCGCCTATCGCGGGATGGTGGTCAAGCAGGTGCGCCGGTTCCTGCGGGCCTGGGTGCAGAACCTCCTGCCATCGGTGGTGACGACCGTCCTGTTCCTGGTTATCTTCGGTCATCTGATCGGGCGCGAGCTGGGCACCATGCGGGGGGTCGACTACGCCGATTTCATCCTGCCCGGCCTGATCATCCTGGCGGTTGCCACCAATGCCTACAGCAATGTGACCCTGGCGTTTTACGGCGCGCGCCTGCAGCGGCATATCGAGGAGCTGCTGGTCGCGCCGCTGCCCGCCTGGCTGATTGTGGCCGGCTTCGCCACCGGTGGTGTCATCCGAGGCCTGCTGGCCGGGGCGCTGGTCGCGCTGGTCGCGATTCCGTTTGCCAATTTCCAGTTGCACCATCTGGCGGCCACGCTGGGGATCGCGCTGATCAGCGCCTTGCTGTTCGCCCTGGCCGGGCTCCTGAACGGCCTGTATGCGCGCAGCTTCGACCATACCTCTGTGGTGGCCACGTTCGTGCTGACCCCGCTGATCTACCTGGGCGGCCTGTTCTACCCGGTAGAACGGATGCCCGAGCCCTGGCAGTCCCTGGCCGTACTCAACCCGCTTTATTACATGATCGAGGGCTTTCGCTACGGCCTGCTGGGGACCGGTTCCTTTGCCTGGGCCGCGACCTTCTGGGTCCTCGCAGGGGCAACCCTTGTCGTTGGCGTGCTGGCCTGGGCCCTGGTGGCCCGCGGCGTGCGGATCCGGACATGA
- the cobG gene encoding precorrin-3B synthase, translated as MSADHSRVRRACPGVAAPMATGDGLLMRVRHPIGGLDAGQAETIAEVARRFGSGVLELTSRGNLQLRGLDAAGLEPARAELEGAGLADRDPAAEAVRNVLAAPVTDIDPEAAMDVQPVARDLVRALGEHPRLRALPPKVGVLVEAGGGLPLDGVPADLRLEACTALGGVWFRVALGASSRTATVLGWTRAENVVDVALAVLERFVVLREGDVDPPGRVAGAVARFGPEALAPPGLERVLPGGDGVAARIPGYADAGIGTLLNGRAFGIAFPFGALRAEALQGLAEHIRAHDGRLCLTPWRSLLLTGAPPVEPDRVAEWGGVADPNDPRLAVSACIGQAGCSAGSTATRADAEAAVAAACGLLAGGGQVHVSGCDKHCGRPANAQVLLTAWEGRYELALQRAPARWETVLTRLESGQVEPALAALDAIAREEDGGNESRIEAMQRLEGTALTRRMNAKMNNGDSA; from the coding sequence ATGAGTGCCGATCATTCGCGGGTGCGCCGGGCCTGTCCGGGGGTAGCCGCGCCGATGGCCACCGGGGACGGTCTGTTGATGCGGGTGCGTCACCCGATCGGGGGGCTGGATGCGGGGCAGGCGGAGACCATTGCGGAGGTGGCGCGGCGCTTTGGGTCCGGTGTTCTCGAGCTGACCAGCCGCGGCAATCTGCAGCTGCGTGGTTTGGACGCGGCGGGGCTGGAGCCGGCGCGCGCCGAGCTGGAGGGGGCGGGGTTGGCAGATCGCGACCCTGCGGCGGAAGCGGTGCGCAATGTCCTGGCGGCCCCGGTGACGGATATCGACCCGGAGGCGGCCATGGATGTGCAGCCGGTCGCGCGGGATCTCGTGCGAGCACTGGGGGAGCACCCGCGCCTGAGGGCATTGCCCCCGAAGGTGGGGGTGCTGGTGGAGGCGGGTGGCGGTTTGCCGCTGGATGGGGTGCCGGCGGATTTGCGACTGGAGGCCTGTACGGCGCTGGGAGGGGTGTGGTTCCGAGTGGCCTTGGGGGCGTCCAGTCGCACGGCCACGGTGCTGGGCTGGACACGCGCGGAGAATGTGGTGGACGTCGCCCTCGCGGTGCTCGAACGCTTCGTGGTATTGCGCGAGGGCGATGTGGATCCGCCAGGGCGTGTGGCCGGTGCCGTGGCCCGGTTTGGCCCCGAGGCGCTGGCCCCACCGGGGCTGGAGCGGGTGCTCCCGGGCGGGGACGGGGTCGCGGCACGGATCCCCGGATATGCGGATGCCGGGATTGGGACGCTTCTGAACGGGCGCGCCTTCGGGATCGCGTTTCCGTTCGGGGCCCTGCGCGCCGAGGCTCTGCAGGGACTGGCCGAACATATCCGGGCGCACGACGGACGCCTGTGCCTGACACCTTGGCGCAGCCTGCTTTTGACCGGGGCGCCCCCGGTGGAACCGGACCGCGTCGCCGAGTGGGGCGGTGTGGCCGATCCGAACGACCCGCGCCTGGCGGTGAGTGCCTGTATCGGGCAGGCGGGTTGCTCCGCGGGCAGTACCGCCACGCGGGCGGATGCAGAGGCAGCCGTCGCCGCTGCCTGCGGGCTGCTTGCGGGGGGCGGGCAAGTGCATGTGAGTGGCTGCGACAAGCACTGTGGGCGTCCCGCGAATGCGCAGGTCCTGCTCACGGCGTGGGAAGGCCGCTATGAGCTGGCGCTGCAACGCGCCCCCGCGCGATGGGAGACCGTCCTGACGAGGCTGGAGTCGGGGCAGGTCGAGCCGGCCCTCGCGGCCCTCGATGCTATCGCCCGCGAAGAGGATGGCGGGAATGAGTCGAGGATCGAGGCCATGCAACGGTTGGAGGGAACAGCGCTGACGAGACGTATGAACGCGAAGATGAACAACGGAGATTCAGCATGA
- a CDS encoding precorrin-8X methylmutase, with translation MTQSDAAGAVPDYIRDGAAIYRESFAIIRSEAELDRFPQELVPAVVRMIHACGMTDLPRDVGFSAGVARAAREALAAGAPILCDSNMVAHGITRARLPADNPVICSLREEGVAAAAERLGTTRSAAALEWWRPHLEGAVVAIGNAPTALFHLLEMLHQGAPRPAAVLGIPVGFVGAVESKEALATSPLNLDYLTIFGRRGGSAMAAAAINAFASDRI, from the coding sequence ATGACGCAGAGCGATGCGGCCGGGGCCGTACCCGACTATATCCGCGACGGGGCGGCCATCTACCGGGAGTCCTTCGCGATTATCCGGTCCGAGGCGGAACTGGACCGCTTCCCACAGGAGCTGGTGCCTGCGGTGGTGCGCATGATCCATGCCTGCGGCATGACCGACCTGCCGCGGGACGTCGGGTTTTCGGCCGGCGTGGCCCGGGCGGCCCGCGAGGCGCTGGCCGCCGGTGCGCCGATCCTGTGCGACAGCAACATGGTGGCGCACGGGATCACTCGGGCCCGGCTACCGGCGGACAACCCGGTGATCTGCAGCCTGCGGGAGGAGGGTGTGGCGGCGGCCGCCGAGCGCCTGGGCACCACGCGTTCGGCGGCGGCGCTGGAATGGTGGCGACCGCATCTGGAGGGTGCGGTCGTGGCCATCGGTAATGCACCCACCGCACTGTTTCACCTGCTGGAGATGCTGCACCAGGGCGCGCCGCGGCCGGCCGCCGTGCTCGGTATCCCGGTGGGGTTTGTTGGCGCGGTGGAGAGCAAGGAGGCGCTGGCCACCAGCCCGCTGAACCTCGATTACCTGACCATCTTCGGACGCCGGGGTGGCAGTGCCATGGCCGCGGCGGCCATCAACGCCTTCGCGAGTGACCGGATATGA
- a CDS encoding precorrin-2 C(20)-methyltransferase, which translates to MTTSPNLHEPETAGCLYGVGTGPGDPELLTLKAARLIAESPVVAYFCRRGGRGQARAIVDAHLGTGQQEIPLEYPVTNEIPHGSDEYRRRIEQFFDAAAEQLAAELAAGRSVVVLNEGDPFFYGSFMHVYLRLKDRFPTHVVPGVTSMMASAAQLSTPLTMRDDLLTVIPGTMPIDDLRQALQGTDAAVIMKVGTHRDAVVGVLQELGLDERAWYVERASTAEERVLPLFEIPERVPYFSMIVIPGRGVRR; encoded by the coding sequence ATGACGACATCCCCCAACCTGCATGAACCCGAGACCGCGGGTTGTCTGTACGGCGTGGGCACCGGGCCCGGTGACCCCGAATTGCTGACGCTGAAGGCCGCGCGGCTGATTGCCGAGAGCCCGGTGGTGGCCTACTTCTGTCGCCGAGGCGGTCGTGGCCAGGCGCGCGCCATCGTGGACGCCCACCTGGGTACGGGGCAGCAGGAGATTCCGCTGGAGTATCCGGTGACCAACGAGATCCCGCACGGCTCCGACGAGTATCGCCGCCGCATCGAGCAGTTCTTCGACGCCGCCGCCGAGCAGCTGGCCGCCGAACTGGCAGCCGGACGTTCGGTGGTGGTGCTGAACGAGGGCGATCCGTTCTTCTACGGATCGTTCATGCACGTGTACCTGCGGCTGAAGGATCGGTTTCCCACCCACGTGGTGCCCGGCGTGACCTCGATGATGGCCTCGGCTGCGCAATTGTCGACGCCGCTGACTATGCGCGATGACCTGCTGACGGTAATCCCTGGCACGATGCCGATCGACGATCTGCGCCAGGCCCTGCAGGGGACCGATGCGGCGGTCATTATGAAGGTCGGAACCCATCGCGATGCGGTGGTCGGTGTCCTTCAGGAGCTGGGGCTGGACGAGCGCGCCTGGTACGTGGAACGCGCCAGCACCGCCGAGGAGCGGGTCCTGCCATTGTTCGAGATCCCGGAGCGGGTGCCCTATTTCTCGATGATTGTGATTCCCGGGCGCGGGGTTCGGCGATGA
- the cobJ gene encoding precorrin-3B C(17)-methyltransferase yields MSGDGGQPVGRLSVVGVGPAGPEWITPEVAARLEAATDLVGYGPYLERIASAHHRVHASDNREELARATHALDMAAEGRDVVVVSGGDPGVFAMAAAIFEALEGAQAQRWAGVEVDVTPGVSAMQAAAARLGAPLGNDFCVISLSDNLKPWSLIQRRVRLAAEADFAMAFYNPISRARPWQLGEALGIVREAQGPDTLVMLATAVGRGEREDVQISTLGEVDPTMANMSTLVIVGAASTRVLERPSGRRHVYTPRYVESAE; encoded by the coding sequence ATGAGCGGGGATGGCGGCCAGCCGGTCGGTCGGTTGAGTGTGGTTGGGGTGGGGCCAGCCGGGCCGGAATGGATCACGCCGGAGGTCGCTGCCCGTCTCGAAGCGGCGACCGATCTGGTGGGATACGGGCCGTACCTGGAACGGATTGCGAGCGCCCATCACCGTGTGCACGCCTCGGACAACCGCGAGGAACTGGCGCGTGCGACCCATGCCCTGGACATGGCCGCCGAGGGGCGGGACGTGGTCGTGGTCTCGGGGGGTGACCCGGGTGTATTCGCCATGGCGGCGGCGATCTTCGAGGCGCTGGAAGGGGCGCAGGCACAACGCTGGGCGGGAGTCGAGGTGGACGTGACTCCCGGGGTCTCGGCGATGCAGGCCGCCGCCGCGCGGCTGGGTGCGCCGCTGGGCAACGATTTCTGCGTGATTTCGCTGTCGGACAACCTCAAGCCCTGGTCGCTGATCCAGCGCCGGGTGCGGCTGGCGGCCGAGGCCGACTTCGCCATGGCGTTCTATAACCCGATCTCGCGCGCGCGACCATGGCAGCTTGGGGAGGCCCTGGGCATCGTGCGCGAGGCCCAGGGTCCGGACACTCTGGTCATGCTGGCCACCGCGGTGGGACGCGGCGAACGCGAAGACGTGCAGATCTCCACTCTCGGCGAGGTGGACCCGACGATGGCGAACATGAGCACGCTGGTGATCGTGGGCGCCGCCTCCACCCGGGTGCTGGAGCGCCCCTCCGGCCGGCGCCACGTGTACACCCCGCGTTATGTCGAGTCCGCGGAATGA
- a CDS encoding cobalt-precorrin-6A reductase — protein sequence MSSRSSSDTGPGAARTRQILLLGGTTEAAALEPLLDGHPRLHATVSLAGRTRRPAPSRLPRRTGGFGGAEGLAAWLHEHAVDALVDATHPFARQISANAVTAARNTGIPLARLTRPSWEAGPEDRWIRVPDLAAAARALPELGRRVLLTTGRQHLEAFEAAPELDYVIRTIDPPEPPPALPRVTWIHARGPFTAEDEARLLRENTIDVLVTKDSGGDATAAKLQAARERGMPVVMVERPPDAPGVPRFHAPQAVLGWLEDLPDAHG from the coding sequence ATGAGCTCCCGTTCATCCTCCGATACCGGCCCCGGGGCGGCGCGCACACGGCAGATCCTGCTGCTGGGCGGCACCACCGAGGCCGCGGCGCTGGAACCGCTGCTGGACGGCCACCCGCGGCTGCACGCCACCGTGTCGCTGGCCGGACGCACGCGCAGGCCCGCGCCCTCGCGACTGCCTCGGCGCACCGGCGGGTTCGGCGGCGCCGAGGGCCTTGCCGCCTGGCTGCACGAACACGCGGTCGACGCCCTGGTGGACGCGACCCACCCCTTCGCACGGCAGATCTCGGCCAACGCCGTCACGGCCGCACGCAACACCGGCATCCCGCTGGCCCGCCTGACCCGACCGTCGTGGGAGGCCGGACCGGAGGACCGCTGGATCCGCGTGCCCGACCTCGCGGCCGCCGCCCGCGCCCTTCCGGAACTCGGCCGACGCGTGCTGCTGACCACCGGCCGCCAGCACCTGGAGGCCTTCGAGGCCGCGCCCGAACTGGACTACGTGATCCGCACCATCGACCCGCCCGAACCGCCGCCGGCGCTGCCGCGGGTCACCTGGATCCACGCCCGGGGTCCGTTCACGGCCGAAGACGAGGCGCGCCTTTTGCGGGAAAACACGATTGACGTGCTGGTGACCAAGGACAGCGGCGGCGATGCCACAGCCGCCAAGCTGCAGGCGGCCCGCGAACGGGGTATGCCGGTTGTGATGGTGGAGCGCCCGCCGGACGCCCCCGGGGTACCGCGATTCCACGCCCCGCAGGCGGTACTCGGCTGGCTGGAGGATCTCCCGGACGCGCACGGCTAA
- a CDS encoding bifunctional cobalt-precorrin-7 (C(5))-methyltransferase/cobalt-precorrin-6B (C(15))-methyltransferase — translation MTSLATNEERAPWLNIVGVGAEGLAGLAPDARMALDTAATVIGGARHLEMLPARPGQERLVWPSPLETALDWIEARAGQPLCVLASGDPFWFGVGATLMRRFPVAQTCVWPAPSAFSLAAARMGWPLQQTRCLSVHGRPMEALRPWLHDGARLLVLSRDGDTPAELAHWLTGLGFGDSTLTVLQSLGADREAAVRARAGAWPEVAIEALNTVALECRADPAAQVLAASAGRPEAQFEQDGQITKREVRAVALALLAPGRGERLWDVGAGSGAIGIEWMLADPANTAVAIEPRAERLERIARNASTLGVPALRPIHGRAPEALEYLPPPDAIFIGGGLTTPGLVEHCVERLRPGGRLVASSVTVEGDAVLAAAHERHGGELTRINVSRSEPLGGMAGWKPLRPVTLWSLRRG, via the coding sequence ATGACCAGTCTAGCCACGAACGAGGAGCGAGCGCCATGGCTGAACATCGTCGGTGTGGGCGCGGAGGGGCTCGCCGGGCTGGCCCCCGATGCCCGCATGGCGCTGGACACGGCGGCGACGGTGATCGGCGGCGCGCGGCATCTGGAGATGCTGCCGGCGCGGCCGGGGCAGGAGCGCCTGGTGTGGCCGTCGCCGCTGGAGACTGCGCTGGACTGGATCGAGGCGCGCGCCGGGCAGCCGCTGTGCGTACTCGCCAGCGGCGACCCCTTCTGGTTCGGGGTGGGCGCGACCCTGATGCGGCGTTTTCCGGTCGCGCAGACCTGCGTCTGGCCGGCGCCCTCGGCGTTCAGTCTGGCTGCTGCGCGCATGGGCTGGCCGCTGCAGCAGACCCGCTGCCTGTCGGTGCACGGCCGGCCGATGGAGGCGCTGCGGCCCTGGCTGCATGACGGCGCGCGACTGCTGGTCCTGAGCCGCGACGGGGATACCCCGGCGGAACTGGCGCACTGGCTGACCGGGCTCGGCTTCGGCGATTCCACCCTGACCGTACTGCAGTCCCTGGGTGCGGACCGCGAGGCGGCCGTCCGCGCGCGGGCCGGGGCCTGGCCTGAGGTCGCGATCGAGGCGCTGAACACCGTGGCGCTGGAATGCCGGGCCGATCCGGCGGCGCAGGTGCTGGCGGCCAGTGCCGGCCGGCCGGAGGCGCAGTTCGAGCAGGACGGTCAGATCACCAAGCGCGAGGTGCGGGCGGTGGCGCTGGCCCTGCTGGCGCCCGGTCGCGGCGAGCGGCTGTGGGACGTGGGCGCCGGCTCCGGTGCCATCGGCATCGAGTGGATGCTGGCGGATCCGGCCAACACCGCCGTGGCCATCGAGCCGCGCGCGGAGCGCCTGGAACGCATCGCGCGCAACGCGAGCACGCTGGGAGTGCCGGCGCTGCGTCCCATCCACGGGCGGGCGCCGGAGGCGCTGGAATACCTGCCGCCACCCGACGCGATCTTCATCGGTGGTGGGCTGACGACGCCCGGGCTGGTGGAACACTGCGTGGAGCGTTTGCGCCCGGGGGGGCGGCTGGTCGCCAGCAGCGTGACGGTGGAGGGTGATGCGGTGCTGGCGGCGGCGCACGAGCGCCACGGCGGCGAGCTCACGCGGATCAACGTCAGTCGCTCGGAGCCGCTGGGCGGCATGGCCGGCTGGAAGCCGCTGCGGCCGGTGACCCTGTGGTCCCTGCGCCGGGGCTGA
- a CDS encoding cobalamin biosynthesis protein, which produces MTPGVGFASACTAGELEALVREVLAEAHAVLRAGGGEAIETRQLAAPGHKGDSPALWTAARDLELEPVFASAAALAARDAALSTDSSRSRAAAGVGSVAEAAALAVAGDGARLLLPRRLSARASCAVAVRTVNGTDGNFEEF; this is translated from the coding sequence GTGACCCCCGGCGTCGGCTTCGCCTCGGCCTGCACGGCCGGCGAGTTGGAGGCACTGGTCCGCGAGGTGCTGGCCGAGGCGCACGCCGTGTTGCGGGCGGGGGGCGGCGAGGCGATCGAGACCCGGCAGCTGGCGGCCCCGGGGCACAAGGGCGACAGCCCGGCGCTGTGGACGGCCGCGCGCGACCTGGAGCTGGAGCCGGTGTTCGCGTCGGCGGCCGCGCTGGCCGCGCGCGACGCTGCCCTGTCCACGGACTCCTCGCGCTCGCGTGCCGCCGCCGGGGTCGGTTCGGTGGCGGAGGCGGCGGCGCTGGCGGTGGCCGGCGACGGGGCGCGCCTGCTGCTGCCGCGGCGGCTCTCGGCACGGGCGAGCTGCGCGGTGGCCGTGCGGACGGTGAACGGGACAGACGGGAATTTCGAGGAGTTTTGA
- the cobM gene encoding precorrin-4 C(11)-methyltransferase: MTVHFVGAGPGAADLLTLRGRDRIAACPVCLYAGSLVPEVVLEHAPEGARVVNTAPLTLDAIMEEIERAHAAGQDVARLHSGDLSVYSALGEQIRRLEAAGIDYSITPGVPAFSAAAATLGRELTVPEVAQSLVLTRTPGRASSMPERERLASFAATGATLAIHLSLHNIETVVEDLRPHYGCDCPVAIVFRASWPDETVVRGSLGTIAERAQALTTRRSALILVGPALDPGDFRDSALYDPSHVRRYRGMDGD, from the coding sequence ATGACGGTTCATTTTGTCGGAGCGGGGCCCGGTGCGGCCGATCTGCTGACTTTGCGCGGGCGCGATCGTATCGCGGCCTGCCCGGTATGCCTGTATGCCGGTTCGCTGGTGCCGGAGGTGGTGCTGGAACATGCCCCGGAGGGGGCGCGCGTGGTCAACACCGCGCCACTGACGCTGGACGCGATCATGGAGGAGATCGAACGCGCCCACGCGGCGGGCCAGGACGTGGCGCGCCTGCACTCCGGCGATCTTTCGGTCTACAGCGCGCTGGGCGAGCAGATCCGCCGGCTGGAGGCGGCCGGGATCGACTACAGCATCACGCCTGGAGTGCCGGCGTTCTCTGCCGCCGCGGCGACCCTGGGGCGGGAACTGACGGTGCCGGAGGTGGCGCAGTCGTTGGTGCTGACGCGCACGCCGGGGCGGGCGTCCTCCATGCCGGAGCGCGAACGGCTGGCGAGCTTTGCCGCCACCGGGGCGACCCTGGCGATCCACCTGTCGCTGCACAATATCGAGACCGTGGTCGAAGACCTGCGGCCGCACTATGGCTGCGATTGCCCGGTGGCGATCGTGTTTCGCGCCAGCTGGCCGGACGAGACCGTGGTGCGCGGTTCGCTGGGGACTATCGCGGAACGGGCGCAGGCCCTGACCACGCGGCGCTCGGCGCTGATCCTGGTGGGGCCGGCGCTGGACCCGGGGGATTTTCGCGACAGTGCGCTGTACGACCCGTCGCACGTGCGCCGTTACCGCGGCATGGACGGGGACTAA